TGGCCGGTATATGTGATAATGATTATCAGTACCATTGGCAGTCTAGCGGCTGCAGTGGCTGCGCGTCAATAGGCTATCTCAGCTACCTGTGCCTGTTCGGGATCGGGCCATCGCCCGATCCGACCCGGGGGGACAAAAGTCGCCCGCCTGGCGCCGGGTGGCCAGACGGGCTGTGTCTCTGAGGTGTGCGGTGGGCGGGAGCCACGGGGCCAGGGCTCCGTGGGGGCGGGCCTGCGGGCGGGCATAGGTTCTGTTCGTGCTGACTGTTGATGGGGCCCCTCGGGGGGCATAGGTTCTGTTCGTGCTGACTGTTGATGGGGCCCCTCGGGGAGCGTAGGTTCTGTTCGTGTTCGCTGTTGACGGGGTTCGGGTCGGACATCGGATCTGTTCTGGCTCAGTGTTGACCGTGGAAGTGGAGGGGCGTAAGGGTTGATTGCCCCGGCGATCTCGGGCTGGGAGGTCGTGCGGGTGTCGGCGTGCACAGGGCCTGCTCGGGCTAACTACAGTGCGCCTCTGTAGGGTTGACCACTGCGTGCCGTTCCCGGGTTGACCGGTGGAGGGGACCGGTCGGGCCAAGGTTCTGCCTGTGCTGCTCAGTGGGCGATCAACAGTGAAGTAGAACAGAATGGAGGACTGGGGCGGATCTCGGGGGGGGGAGGGGGGCAGTGCCCGACCTCCGACCGTGCGGCCGCCGTCCCACTCGTAAGGGTGACGCTCACCGTGCGATCAACAGTCAAGCAGAACAGAACGGATGTCTGGCGGCGGCCCCCCGGGCAGCGGCCGACCTCCGTCCGTGCGGCCGCCGTCCCACTCGTACGGGTGACCGTCAGCAAGCGATCAACAGTGAACTAGAACAGAACGAATGTCTGGCGGCGCCCCCCCGGGGCAGCGGCCGACCACCGACCGTGCGGGCGCCGTCCCACTCGTACGGGTGACCGTCAGCAGGCGATCAACAGTCAAGTAGAACAGAACGAATGTCTGGCGGCCGCCCCCCGGGCAGCGGCCGACCTCCGTCCGTGCGGTTGCCATCCCACTCGTACGGGTGACCGTCAGCAGGCGATCAACAGTCAAGTAGAACAGAACGAATGTCTGGCGGCGCCCCCCCGGGGCAGCGGCCGACCACCGACCATGCGGCCGCCGTCCCACTCGTACGGGGGACCGTCAGCAGGCGATCAACAGTCAAGCAGAACAGAACGAATGTCTGGCGGCGGCCCCCCGGGGGCAGTTGCCGGCCGAAGGGCTCCGGACCCCGGCCGTCGTCCTACCTCATGTGGAGGGATGGAGATGCTGACCTTTCTCCTGTGGATTCTGCTGCTGGTGATTGCCCCGCCCCTGGCCCTCCTGGCGCTCGTGCTCTACCCGCTGGTCTGGCTGCTGCTGTTGCCGTTCCGCATCGTGGGCATCGCCGTGGACGGCGTTCTGAAGCTGATCTGGGCCGTGGTGACGTTGCCCGCGCGAGTGTTGGGCTGGCGGGGGTGACGTCCACGGACGCGGCGGCTCCTCGGCCCGTGCGGAAGCCGCATAAACGAAAGAGCGCCCCGCCGCCCGGTCGGGGCAGGACGCCGCGTGCCGCCCAGCAGGAACGGAGGGGATCCCGTGCCGTATGCCGCCCGCAGGAAGCGGAGGGGGTCCCGTGCCGTTTGCCGACCCCCAGGAAGCGGAGGGAGCCCGCACCGTTTGCCGCCCCCAGGAAGCGGAGGGGATCCCGCACCGTTTGCCGACCCCCAGTAAGCGGAGGGAGTTCAGCACCGTTTGCCGACCCCCAGTAAGCGGAGGGAGTTCAGCACCGTTTACCGACCTCCAGGAAGCGGAACACGTCACGTACCACCTACCTACCTGCAGGAAGCAGAGGGCGTCACGCACCGCGTGCCGACCCGCAAGTGGATGGCGTGACGTGCCACTTGGCGCGCTGATCCCGCAAGGGGGAGTTTACGCACAGCAGGTGTTCTGTTGAATAGGGCAAAATAGATACGGAAGTCAACATTGGGAGGAGTGAAGGGCTTTGGCCGTGCCGGCCTACGAGGTCAGGAACCTGGTGAAACGATACGCCCCTGACCTGCCACCTGCCAACGACGGGCTTTCGTTAGACATTTACCAAGGCGAGATCTTCGGCCTCCTTGGCCCCAACGGCGCTGGCAAGACGACCCTCGTCCGTCAGCTGACCGGCCTGACCCGGCCCACCTCGGGCACCATCCGCCTGTTCGGCCACGACGTCGTGGCCGATCCGTCGCTGATTCACCACTGGGTCGCCCTCCAGCCGCAGGGGCTGGCCCTTCCCAGCCAGGAGATGCCCCGCGAGCTGCTCGTGTTGACGGGGCAGCTGCGGGGCATGACTGTTGCTGCCGCCCGGAAGCAGGCGGACGAGCTGATCGAGGCCTTCAATCTCGGTGGTAAGCTGAAGGTGCCGTTTCACCGCCTGTCCGGCGGGCAGAGGCGGCTGATCTCCATCGCCCTGGCCCTGATGGGGGACCGGCCGGTGCTGGTCTTCGACGAGCCCACCAATGACCTGGACCCGGAGGTGCGGCGGGTCGTCTGGCAGCGCATCCAGGAGGGGGCGCGCGGGGGACGGACCGTGATCCTGGTCACCCACAACGTGGTCGAGGCGGAGACCGTCCTGGACCGGGTGGCCATCGTGCGGCGGGGGCAGATCCTCGCCCTGGGCACCCCCGGCGAACTCAAGGGACGGGTGGCCGGGAACGTCCGGCTGGAGCTCCTCTTCCGGCCGGGCGGCGACGAGCAGGCGGCCGGGTGGCTGCTGGAGCGGTCGGCCATCCCGATGGGGGCCCGGCGCTACGCCGTCATCGTCCCGCGGCCGCAGGCGGCGGAGGCCATATCCGACGTCCTGCCCCGGCTGGAGTTGCTGGACGACTTCCGGATCGTCACGCCCAACCTCGAGGACGTCTACCTGGAGCTGAGCGGGGGTGAGTCTATTGGCAGCTGACGCCGTCACGAGGGAGGAAACCCGGGCCAAGCCGCGGTACGCGCTGTCCTGGGCGCAGCAGTTCCGGCTCCTGTTCCGCCTCCAGTTCTCCGACTACCGGGCGAGCCTGCCGTTCTTCATCCTGTTCAGCATCCTGATGCCCGTGGGCTTCCTGTACGTGTTCGGCAGCAACGCGGCCAGGCCGGGCGCGGACGCCAGCTGGTTCCTCGCCGGCAACGTGGTGGTGTCGGTCTGCTTCGGCGCCAGCTCCTTCGCGATCGCCAGGGTGGCCTGGCTCCGCATCCGGCATGAGATGGACTTCTACGGCACGCTGCCGGTGAAGCGCACCGCCTTTCTGGCCACGCTCTTCTGCCTGGGTCAGATGTCGGCGCTGCCGGGCATGGTGAGCAGCCTGCTCGTGGGCAGCTGGATGCTGGGGATTCCGCTGCAGAATACCCTGGCGGCGGTGCCGCTGACGCTCCTCGCCGCGGCCAGCCTGACGCTGGTGGGCGCGGGCATCGGCGGCCTGTGCCGGACCCAGGCCGAGGTGAACCTGTACAGCAACCTGGTCGTCATCGTGGTGACCTTCCTGTCGCCGGTGCTGGTGCCGGTGGACCGGATGCCCGCGCTGTTGCGGGTGACGTCCTACCTGCTCCCGCCCGGGCAGGCAGCCATGGCGATCACCGACTCGCTGCATGGCGACTACGGCCCGCGGTTCTGGACCTTCTTCGCACTGCTCTGTCTCTGGCTGCTGGCCGCCGGCATCCTGGTGGTCAAGAAGCTGGACTGGCGGGCTGACTGAGGGTGTGGGGGCTTTCGGCGCCCGAGCATCTGGACCGGCAGGCTGAGTGAGGGTGTGAGGGCTTCCGGCTCGAGAGCGCCTGGTCTGGCGAGCTGACCGAGGGTGTGGAGGCTTCCGGCGCCCGAGCATCTGGACCGGCAGGCTGAGTGAGGGTGTGAGGGCTTCCGGCTCGAGAGCGCCTGGTCTGGCGGGCTGACCGAGGGTGTGGAGGCTTCCGGCGCCCGAGCATCTGGACCGGCAGGCTGAGTGAGGGTGTGAGGGCTTTCGGCTCGAGAGCGCCTGGTCCGGCGAGCTGACCGAGGGTGTGGGGGCTTCCGGCGCCCGAGCATCTGGACCGGCAGGCTGAGTGAGGGTGTGAGGGCTTCCGGCTCGAGAGCGCCTGGTCCGGCGGCTGACCGAGGGTGTGGAGGCTTCCGGCGCCCGAGCGCTCGGACCTGCGGGCTGATGGCGGGGTGAGCCAGCGGCGCGGAGGTAACCCGGCGGTGCGCGCTCACGGAGTCCTGCGGAAGAGGCCCGGGTACTCAATGACCAGACCGTCGGCATCCACGGTGAGCACGGCGGCGAAGCCGGTCTCCAGCGCCTCGTAGCGGTAGCGACCGTCGCCCAGGTTCGTGTACCGCTGCCGCACGGGCCGGACGTTCAGCCCGGGCGACTGGATATAGACCACGCGGATCTCAGCGGACTCGCCCGCGGCCAGCTGCAGCCGGCGGATGGGCAGCGTGTTGGTGAAGGGCGTGACGGAGATGTCCACGTCGGTGCAGCCTGCCAGCGCGGGCAAGGTGACGCCGTCCCCGTCCCGCCAGGTGCCGTCTGGCTCCCGAAGCAGGTCGACCCGTCCGTCCCGGTCCTGGACGGCCACCCGCCTGACCTGCCAGGCGGGGTCCAGCTCCAGGTGATAGGAGACGCGCGCCGACTCGCCGGCGCGTCCGCCCTCCACCACGGAGTCCGCGCTGATGACCCCGTCCTCGGTGTGGAGGACGAGTTCCTCCGTCCCCGGTGATACCAGCGCTGCCCATCGCAGCAAACGCTTCATCACGATCCCCCCTGTTGCCGATCTGAATCGAACGCTGAACAGGACCTCGCCGGGAGGTTGCTATGGAGCTCCACCTTGCTCGCCGCCTCGAGCGGTTCCGGGCCGCCCTGCAGGTCTCCTTCGCCCGCACCTGCGCCCGCATCTATCCCGACGCTTCCCCGGCCTGGGAGGATGCGGCCGGAGGCTGGGCTGTCTACACCCACGAGGGCACGCCGGTCAACCGGGCCATAGGGATGGGCCTGGACGGTCCGGTGACCGCCGCCGTTCTGGACCGGGTGGAGTCCTTCTACTTCGACCGGGGTGCGCCGTGCCAGGTGGACGTGACCCCCTTCACCCACCCGTCCCTCCTCGCCCTGCTGGAGCAGCGGGGATACCGGCGGAGCCTTTCGCTCCACATGCTGTACTGTCATCTCCCCGGGGGCGGGAAACCGGTTGACGTGCCCGGGGAGCAGGGTCGGGCTCCAGGGAGGTCGGCCGCTGACGGCATCGCGGTAGAGGCGGTGCCGGCGGAGCCCGATGCCCTTACGGCTTGGGTGGACCTTGTGACCGCCGCCTTCGGCTACGCGGTGCCGCCGGGGGCGGTGAACCTGATCCGCATCAGCGCCTTCCAGCCGGAGACCACCGCCTTCCTGGCCCGGGTCGACGGGCGGCCCGCAGGGGGAGGCGTCCTCCAGGTGATCGGGCCGGACGCCTACCTGGGCTCCACAGCGGTCCTGCCGGCGTTGCGGCACCGGGGGGTCCACGCCACCCTGCTGCGGACCCGCCTGGCGGCTGCCGCCCGTGCGGGTTGTACCCTCGCACAGGCGCAGACCGAGCCCGGGAGCGCGTCGGAGCGGAACCTGCTGCGGGCGGGGTTTCGTGTGGCGTACCCGCGGACGACCATGGTGCGCGCGTGCCCGCAAAGCGCAGCGAGATGCCCGGGTCCTCCCCGGCGCTAACCTGATGCCGGGCTGTGACCGTTGGTTCAAGGAGGGCTCCTGCACGGCGGCGTGCAGGAGCCCTCAGTCCAGACGGGCCACCGGGGCCGGCAACCCACACGGCTTCGGGGTTTTCTACGGGTCCGGGCAGGACAGGAGGGTACCTGGTGTACAGGGATGTGACGCAGGACCTCAACTGGCGGGCCGAATGAGGCGTGGCCCCTGCTCAAGCGACGCGGTGGAACAGGCCAGGTTACCCCAACCGACCCGCCGGCATCCACGGTGAGCACGGCGGTGAAGCCGGTCGCCAGCACCTCAGTCTATCTGGTGAGGTACACCCACAACCCGAGCACGATGGGACCGACCAGGAAGACCAGGATCGACCAAAATGCAAGGGATCTTCTTTCCCTTTCCTGGCGGTGGAGCCACGCCTCGCGCGCACGCGCCTGGAGGTCCTGTCTGGTGGCCTGGTCCTGAAGGCTCGCCACGGCCTCGTTACTGAACTGGCCCGCTGCGCCGTGCAGGCCGGTCGCCGGTGCAGGCGCAGGTCCGGTCCACACTTCGAAGGCCATGTCGTGTGCGGCGGCGTACTCTGCGGCGGCATGGAACTTCGCCTGGCTGGCCGGGTCCGATTCCGTCTGACGTGCCTTCACCTCAACCAGGACCTTTCGCCCGTCGTCATAGTGCACCAGGAGGGTAGGTGTGAAGTAGTACACCTGTTGCCCGAGACGATACGGGATGCGCAGCGGCCGGATCTCGAAGGAGACGACGGCCCTGTTCCGGACGAGCGCGCGGAAGATCCGCTCCTCCAGCGGCGACTGGCAAGTACCTGCGCCGCCGGGAATCTTCTGCGCGCGAAACTGGAAAGGGTACACTCTTCCGTGGCCCGTCGACCCGCCGCCTACGTTGTGGACGCCGCCTGTCAGGTGCACTGGTCATTCACCCCTTGCCATAGCCAGCTTCGGTGTACGTTGGTCCGGTTCCTGTTGGGATGGCCGCCCTCCCGCGGCAGCGAGGGTCGGGCGTCACGCCGGAGTATGCCGGTTGAGCCGGGCGTAGAGCCCCCGGTTCCGGCGGTAGACGGTCAGGAAGGCGCGGAAGAGCTCGTCGTAGGTCTGGCGGTGCGCCGGGTTGGGCTCGAAGGTGCGGGCGACGGCCACCAGCTCCGGCACGTCGGAAAAGCCCAGCTCACCCAGGCCCACGAGGGCCACGAGTCCGGCGCCGCGCACGTTCGCCTCCAAGGGGCGGTCCACCTGGTGGACCGCCCTGTTCAGTACGTCGGCGTAGACCTGGCACCAGAGCGCCGACCGGGCGCCGCCGCCGATCAGGCGCAGGGGCTCCATCCGCCGCTGGGCGAAGGACTCCACGGCACCCAGCAGCCAGCGGGCGTTGCACGCGACCCCTTCCAGCACCGCCCGGACCAGGTGGCCCCGGGTGGTCCGCAGGGAGAGGTTGTGGAATCCGCCCCGGACCCAGGGGTCCTCCACCGGGGTCCGCTCGCCGTAGAGCCAGGGGGTGAAGATGAGCCCGTCGCTGCCGGGGGGCACTTGAGCCGCGGCGGCCAGCAGCCGTTCGATCGCTCCCGGCCCGCCGGAGTGATGCGGGCCCCCGGCCGCAGCGCCGGCTGAGTGGGGGTCCGCGGCCCCGGCCGGTGCCCCGGCTGAGTCCAGGCATGCCGCCTCCCCGCCTGGCCCGCCAACGCCGTGCGGGTTCAGCGCCCCGCCTTCCGGGCGCGTGCCAGCTGCTTCGCCGGGCTCGCACAGCAGGTCCCGCAGGTGGGTGAGGCAGGCGCCGGCGGTCTCCTGCTCGTTGGCGATCAGGTACCGCCCCGGGATCGCCGAGGGAATCGCCGCCATGTTGTGCAGGAGGTCCGTCTTCATCCAGGGCACGTGGGCCGAGATCCAGGAAGAGGTGCCCACGTAGAGGTGGGGCTCCAGGTCCCGGGTGGCGCCGGAGCCGACGGCCGCGGCGTGGATGTCCGGCGTCCCGGCCACCACGTGGGTCTCGGGGCGCAGCCCCAGCTCGTCCGCCACGTCCGGGCGGAGCTTGCCCAGCACCGCCGTGGCGGGCAGCATGTCGGGCAGCTGCGCCCGGTCGAGCCCGGTGGCGGCGAGGAGGTCGGGGTCGTAGCGGATCTGGTACGGGTCCCGGTTGTCGGTGACCCAGTGGAGCGTCATGGCCTCGTAGGTGGAGGCGAACTCGCCGGTGAGGCGGAGGTTCAGGTAGTCCTTGGGCTCCAGGAACTTGTGCGCCGCGGCGTACACGTCGGGGCGGGCGCGGCGGATGTAGAGGATGTGGGCGAGGGAGTCCTTGCCCGCATGGCCGGGGATGCCGCCCGTCCGGCGGATCCAGAGCCAGAGCTTGTCCACGCCGTAGCCGGAGATCGCGACGGGCCCGCCGGTCAGCCGGGCGACGTCCGGCGCGCCGCGGGTGTCCATCCAGCTGATGGCCGGCATCAGGGGCCGGCCGCTGCGGTCCACGGCCACCGTGGCGGACCACTGGGCGGTGCAGCCGATCGCCGCGATCTGACCGGGAGAGGCGACGCCCCGGGCCAGCAGGCGGTGGGTGGCGGCCACCAGGGCGGCCCACCACTCGTCGGGGTCCTGCTCCGCCCCGCCGCCGGGCAGCAGGTGAAGGTGCACCGGGTGGGACTCCAGGGCGGCCACCCGCCCCGTGAAGGTCACCAGGGCCGCCTTCAGGGCCGAGGTGCCCAGGTCGTAGGCCAGTACGTACCGCTCCGCCATGGCCTACACCCTGTAGAGCAGGTCGATGAAGCCGGTGAGCACCTGGCGGACCATGTCGGGCGGGGCCGCAGCGGCCATGCCGTAGACGGGGGCCATGCCCGTCTGCCTCTCGGGGTTGGCCGCGACGGTCTCCACGGCAGCCCGCAGGTCGGCCAGGAAGCGGTCGACCACCCCCGGCTGCGCATGGCGCAGCGTGACCGCGATGTGGAAGGCCGGCGGCCGGTGCAGGCCGTTGAGGACCCAGCCCCGCTCGGCCATCTCCTGCATCACCTGGTAGATGTTGAGGGTGTCGGAGGCCACGGCGATCACCCAGAGGGGGTCGCCCAGGATCTGAAGGCCCGGGATCTGCCGGATGCCCGCCTTGATCTGATCTGCCGCCGCCAGGATGCGCCGGGTGGCCTCCAGGTAGCCCTCCTCGCCCATGGCGAGCATGGCGGCCCAGGCGGTGGCGCTGAGCGCCCCGGGCCGGCTGCCGGCGAAGGTGGGGGAGAAGTAGAGGCCGCCGGGCCAGTCGGCTGCGGTGAAGTACTGGTGGTGCAGGAGTTCGGGGGTCCGGTAGAGGATGACGGAGGTCCCCTTGGCGCCGTAGCCGTACTTGTGGGTGTCGGCCGAGATGGAGGTGACGCCCGGGAGGCGGAAGTCGAATGGCGGCACGGGGTAACCCAACCGCTCCGCCCAGGGGAGGACGAAGCCGCCGAGGCAGGCGTCCACGTGGCAGCCGATCCCGTGCTCCGCCGCCAGGGCGGCCAGCTCGGGGATGGGGTCGATGACGCCGTGGGGGAAGCCCGGCGCCGATCCGGCGATGACGACGGTGTTGGGGGTGATGGCCTCCCGGACGGCCTGGACGTCGGCCCGGTAATCGGGGCCCACCGGCGTGCGGATCAGCCTGATGCCGAAGTACTGCGCGGCCTTGTCGAAGGCGGCGTGGGCGCTGACGGGCACCACCGCCTCGGGCTCGGTGATGCCCTTGGTCGCGCGGGCCCAGTCCCGGTAGGTCTTCATGGCGAGCAGCAGCGACTCGGTGCCGCCGGAGGTCAGGGTGCCGCAGGCGGTCTCCGGGCCGTTCAGCATCCGGGCGGTCATGGCGACGATCTCCGCCTCGAACTTGGCGGCGCTGGGCCAGAGGTCGGGGTGGAGGGGGTTGGACTGGGAGTGGAGGGCGTAGACCTGGTTGAGGAAGGCGATGTGCTCGTCGTCGCCGTGGTAGACGGCGCCGGAGGCGTAGCCCTCCCGCCACCGGGGGGCCTCGGCCTCCTGCATGGCGGCGATCTCGGCGAGGATCTCCTCCCGGGGCCGGCCGGTCGCGGGCAGGCGGGCGTGGGAGGGGAACCGGTTCCGGTAGGGCTTGACCTGGGCCTCGAGGGCGGCGAGCAGGTCCATGGGGCATCCCTCCTTGCAGGCGATTGCGATTGAATTCCGCGAATGTCGCAATAGTCCTGCATACAAGAGGGGGCGCCTGGGGTTCTGCCTTGCAACGTAGGATGGGCGGAGCGATGCCAGGGGCAGAAGGACCGCGACAAGATCCGGGGAGGCGGGTCCTGGTTTCGTGAGAGTGCTTGAGTTATCTGCAGGACGGTTCCGGCGGCTGTGCAGTTAACACAGGCAGACAACGCGGAGGCCCGGTCAGGTCCGAAAGGACCGACCGGGCCTCGGTGAGCCAGATGCGACTGCGTCAGTCAGTGCACGGTCGCGGCGTTATCAGACTGGGGACGGACGGCCGCAGATGCGCGCCGCTGCCAGGGCGAAGACGGCCAGGCTGTGCTGCAGATCCGCCTCGTTGATGTCAAAGCGGGGGGTGTGGTGGCCGGCCTTATGATCGGTTCCCTGGACCATGTAGAGCGTCTGCGCGCCGCGCTGCGCGGCGCGGGCGGCGAGGACAGTGAAGTCGTCGCTGCCGCCAGTGACGTGCCCTGCGTTGTGGACGGTGAGGCCCGGGACGTATGCCGCCTCCTCGGCGATCAGCGCGGCCAGCTCGGGGCTGTTCTGGGAGCTGAGGCCGCGACCCTGCACCGATATGGAGAGCTCAACCTCCTGCGCGATGGCGGCGCCCTCCAGCACCTTCCGGGCGCGGTCCTCCATGTACTTGAGGATCTGATCCGTGGCGCCGCGCACCTCCAGCTGCATGTAGGCGTCGGCGGGAATGACGTTGCGGCCTGTGCCGCCCCGGACGACGCCCACGTTGATCCGCGAGGTGCCCTCCCCGTGGCGGGAGATCGCATAGAGCCCCTGAACCGCCTGGGCCATCGCCAGTACGGCGTTGTGCCCCATGTGGGGCGCGGCGCCCGCATGGGCCGGGATGCCCGTGAAGGTCACGTCGAGCTTGGAGGAGGCCAGCAGCCCGTCGATCCGCGTGTA
This genomic stretch from Symbiobacterium terraclitae harbors:
- a CDS encoding xylulokinase; protein product: MAERYVLAYDLGTSALKAALVTFTGRVAALESHPVHLHLLPGGGAEQDPDEWWAALVAATHRLLARGVASPGQIAAIGCTAQWSATVAVDRSGRPLMPAISWMDTRGAPDVARLTGGPVAISGYGVDKLWLWIRRTGGIPGHAGKDSLAHILYIRRARPDVYAAAHKFLEPKDYLNLRLTGEFASTYEAMTLHWVTDNRDPYQIRYDPDLLAATGLDRAQLPDMLPATAVLGKLRPDVADELGLRPETHVVAGTPDIHAAAVGSGATRDLEPHLYVGTSSWISAHVPWMKTDLLHNMAAIPSAIPGRYLIANEQETAGACLTHLRDLLCEPGEAAGTRPEGGALNPHGVGGPGGEAACLDSAGAPAGAADPHSAGAAAGGPHHSGGPGAIERLLAAAAQVPPGSDGLIFTPWLYGERTPVEDPWVRGGFHNLSLRTTRGHLVRAVLEGVACNARWLLGAVESFAQRRMEPLRLIGGGARSALWCQVYADVLNRAVHQVDRPLEANVRGAGLVALVGLGELGFSDVPELVAVARTFEPNPAHRQTYDELFRAFLTVYRRNRGLYARLNRHTPA
- a CDS encoding ABC transporter permease; translated protein: MAADAVTREETRAKPRYALSWAQQFRLLFRLQFSDYRASLPFFILFSILMPVGFLYVFGSNAARPGADASWFLAGNVVVSVCFGASSFAIARVAWLRIRHEMDFYGTLPVKRTAFLATLFCLGQMSALPGMVSSLLVGSWMLGIPLQNTLAAVPLTLLAAASLTLVGAGIGGLCRTQAEVNLYSNLVVIVVTFLSPVLVPVDRMPALLRVTSYLLPPGQAAMAITDSLHGDYGPRFWTFFALLCLWLLAAGILVVKKLDWRAD
- a CDS encoding ABC transporter ATP-binding protein, whose translation is MPAYEVRNLVKRYAPDLPPANDGLSLDIYQGEIFGLLGPNGAGKTTLVRQLTGLTRPTSGTIRLFGHDVVADPSLIHHWVALQPQGLALPSQEMPRELLVLTGQLRGMTVAAARKQADELIEAFNLGGKLKVPFHRLSGGQRRLISIALALMGDRPVLVFDEPTNDLDPEVRRVVWQRIQEGARGGRTVILVTHNVVEAETVLDRVAIVRRGQILALGTPGELKGRVAGNVRLELLFRPGGDEQAAGWLLERSAIPMGARRYAVIVPRPQAAEAISDVLPRLELLDDFRIVTPNLEDVYLELSGGESIGS
- a CDS encoding GNAT family N-acetyltransferase; its protein translation is MELHLARRLERFRAALQVSFARTCARIYPDASPAWEDAAGGWAVYTHEGTPVNRAIGMGLDGPVTAAVLDRVESFYFDRGAPCQVDVTPFTHPSLLALLEQRGYRRSLSLHMLYCHLPGGGKPVDVPGEQGRAPGRSAADGIAVEAVPAEPDALTAWVDLVTAAFGYAVPPGAVNLIRISAFQPETTAFLARVDGRPAGGGVLQVIGPDAYLGSTAVLPALRHRGVHATLLRTRLAAAARAGCTLAQAQTEPGSASERNLLRAGFRVAYPRTTMVRACPQSAARCPGPPRR
- a CDS encoding TnsA endonuclease N-terminal domain-containing protein encodes the protein MHLTGGVHNVGGGSTGHGRVYPFQFRAQKIPGGAGTCQSPLEERIFRALVRNRAVVSFEIRPLRIPYRLGQQVYYFTPTLLVHYDDGRKVLVEVKARQTESDPASQAKFHAAAEYAAAHDMAFEVWTGPAPAPATGLHGAAGQFSNEAVASLQDQATRQDLQARAREAWLHRQERERRSLAFWSILVFLVGPIVLGLWVYLTR
- a CDS encoding amidohydrolase; protein product: MRQKLLSLVSAVLPTVVATRRDLHMYPELGHMEFRTASRVARRLRDLGYAVKVGRDVMDPDALLGLPSAEELEAAYRRAEGEGADPEFLPLMRGGLTGVVGEWRTGRPGPTLAMRFDMDCIPVAESTDPDHAPFTGGFASRHPGEMHACGHDGHTAIGLGVAEIITRIADDLCGTIRLLFQPAEEGCRGANPMAEAGVVDDVDFLLAAHLGCGVPSGHLYTRIDGLLASSKLDVTFTGIPAHAGAAPHMGHNAVLAMAQAVQGLYAISRHGEGTSRINVGVVRGGTGRNVIPADAYMQLEVRGATDQILKYMEDRARKVLEGAAIAQEVELSISVQGRGLSSQNSPELAALIAEEAAYVPGLTVHNAGHVTGGSDDFTVLAARAAQRGAQTLYMVQGTDHKAGHHTPRFDINEADLQHSLAVFALAAARICGRPSPV
- a CDS encoding putative glycolipid-binding domain-containing protein — protein: MKRLLRWAALVSPGTEELVLHTEDGVISADSVVEGGRAGESARVSYHLELDPAWQVRRVAVQDRDGRVDLLREPDGTWRDGDGVTLPALAGCTDVDISVTPFTNTLPIRRLQLAAGESAEIRVVYIQSPGLNVRPVRQRYTNLGDGRYRYEALETGFAAVLTVDADGLVIEYPGLFRRTP
- a CDS encoding pyridoxal phosphate-dependent decarboxylase family protein, which codes for MDLLAALEAQVKPYRNRFPSHARLPATGRPREEILAEIAAMQEAEAPRWREGYASGAVYHGDDEHIAFLNQVYALHSQSNPLHPDLWPSAAKFEAEIVAMTARMLNGPETACGTLTSGGTESLLLAMKTYRDWARATKGITEPEAVVPVSAHAAFDKAAQYFGIRLIRTPVGPDYRADVQAVREAITPNTVVIAGSAPGFPHGVIDPIPELAALAAEHGIGCHVDACLGGFVLPWAERLGYPVPPFDFRLPGVTSISADTHKYGYGAKGTSVILYRTPELLHHQYFTAADWPGGLYFSPTFAGSRPGALSATAWAAMLAMGEEGYLEATRRILAAADQIKAGIRQIPGLQILGDPLWVIAVASDTLNIYQVMQEMAERGWVLNGLHRPPAFHIAVTLRHAQPGVVDRFLADLRAAVETVAANPERQTGMAPVYGMAAAAPPDMVRQVLTGFIDLLYRV